In Porites lutea chromosome 7, jaPorLute2.1, whole genome shotgun sequence, a single window of DNA contains:
- the LOC140944143 gene encoding fibroblast growth factor 1-like isoform X2 yields MALPTMNIAQILSSKTEYTSIAKTVWLYSTNARGFVRVNGSHVDSSCYECDKTKDESAKLELVSTRFEGAVVLRIRSVKENSYLCVDLEGNLTTEVHGNTMQRCLFKEGMKSGFTTFQSIHNAEWFLGFKRNGKLKQPHNTTNSQKAARFLKYFLS; encoded by the exons ATGGCATTGCCTACTATGAACATTGCACAAATCTTG AGTTCAAAAACAGAGTACACAAGTATAGCAAAAACTGTCTGGTTATATTCTACAAACGCCAGAGGATTTGTTAGAGTGAACGGTTCCCATGTCGATAGCTCTTGCTATGAGTGCGACAAAACCAAGGACGAAAGCG CCAAGCTCGAGCTGGTGTCAACGCGTTTTGAGGGAGCTGTTGTACTCAGGATTAGATCCGTAAAGGAAAACAGTTATCTTTGCGTGGATTTAGAGGGCAATCTAACTACAGAG GTTCATGGAAACACAATGCAGCGTTGCTTGTTTAAAGAAGGAATGAAATCAGGGTTTACAACATTTCAATCAATCCATAACGCAGAATGGTTCCTTGGTTTTAAACGCAacggaaaattaaaacaaccGCACAACACCACGAATTCTCAAAAGGCGgcaagatttttaaaatactttttatcGTAG
- the LOC140944143 gene encoding fibroblast growth factor 1-like isoform X3, with product MGIHLGVNFYKSSKTEYTSIAKTVWLYSTNARGFVRVNGSHVDSSCYECDKTKDESAKLELVSTRFEGAVVLRIRSVKENSYLCVDLEGNLTTEVHGNTMQRCLFKEGMKSGFTTFQSIHNAEWFLGFKRNGKLKQPHNTTNSQKAARFLKYFLS from the exons ATGGGTATTCACCTTGGTGTTAATTTTTACAAG AGTTCAAAAACAGAGTACACAAGTATAGCAAAAACTGTCTGGTTATATTCTACAAACGCCAGAGGATTTGTTAGAGTGAACGGTTCCCATGTCGATAGCTCTTGCTATGAGTGCGACAAAACCAAGGACGAAAGCG CCAAGCTCGAGCTGGTGTCAACGCGTTTTGAGGGAGCTGTTGTACTCAGGATTAGATCCGTAAAGGAAAACAGTTATCTTTGCGTGGATTTAGAGGGCAATCTAACTACAGAG GTTCATGGAAACACAATGCAGCGTTGCTTGTTTAAAGAAGGAATGAAATCAGGGTTTACAACATTTCAATCAATCCATAACGCAGAATGGTTCCTTGGTTTTAAACGCAacggaaaattaaaacaaccGCACAACACCACGAATTCTCAAAAGGCGgcaagatttttaaaatactttttatcGTAG
- the LOC140944143 gene encoding fibroblast growth factor 1-like isoform X1, translated as MFDMMCRTITFLWVFTLVLIFTRAMALPTMNIAQILSSKTEYTSIAKTVWLYSTNARGFVRVNGSHVDSSCYECDKTKDESAKLELVSTRFEGAVVLRIRSVKENSYLCVDLEGNLTTEVHGNTMQRCLFKEGMKSGFTTFQSIHNAEWFLGFKRNGKLKQPHNTTNSQKAARFLKYFLS; from the exons ATGTTTGACATGATGTGCAGAACTATAACTTTTCTATGGGTATTCACCTTGGTGTTAATTTTTACAAG GGCAATGGCATTGCCTACTATGAACATTGCACAAATCTTG AGTTCAAAAACAGAGTACACAAGTATAGCAAAAACTGTCTGGTTATATTCTACAAACGCCAGAGGATTTGTTAGAGTGAACGGTTCCCATGTCGATAGCTCTTGCTATGAGTGCGACAAAACCAAGGACGAAAGCG CCAAGCTCGAGCTGGTGTCAACGCGTTTTGAGGGAGCTGTTGTACTCAGGATTAGATCCGTAAAGGAAAACAGTTATCTTTGCGTGGATTTAGAGGGCAATCTAACTACAGAG GTTCATGGAAACACAATGCAGCGTTGCTTGTTTAAAGAAGGAATGAAATCAGGGTTTACAACATTTCAATCAATCCATAACGCAGAATGGTTCCTTGGTTTTAAACGCAacggaaaattaaaacaaccGCACAACACCACGAATTCTCAAAAGGCGgcaagatttttaaaatactttttatcGTAG
- the LOC140943822 gene encoding protein arginine methyltransferase NDUFAF7, mitochondrial-like isoform X1 has protein sequence MQEVLTNPLSGYYMNSDVFGQAGDFITSPEISQVFGELIGVWFVNQWMLSGKKKVQLIELGPGRGTLASDMLRVFQKFPELHGKISLHLVEVSPALSKIQEQTLTGKLLSIQEGKKEGQTDATDDRLQANEDMSALCYRRCITQAGIPVAWYRAVEDVPVEGNCFFVAHEFFDALPVHQFQKTDQGWREVLVDVEPGSGSSRLRFVLAPGPTLASQTLVPPGTLCSQIEVCPLGGSVVEHMSGAIAKQGGCALIVDYGEDGSTRHTLRAFKKHKLHEVLHDPGSADVTANVDFAYLRSVTRGKVQTFGPVTQKSFLQQMGIEMRMKVLLQNANPTQAEELQSGYRMLTSKSEMGEKFKMFSLVQHGLPQPAAFAL, from the exons ATGCAAGAAGTCTTAACAAATCCACTCTCA GGGTACTACATGAACAGTGATGTGTTTGGTCAGGCTGGTGATTTTATTACATCACCTGAAATTAGCCAGGTTTTTGGAGAG CTTATAGGTGTATGGTTTGTAAACCAGTGGATGCTGTCAGGAAAGAAGAAAGTCCAGCTAATTGAGCTTGGACCTGGTAGAGGAACCCTGGCTTCAGATATGTTAAGG GTATTCCAAAAGTTTCCTGAGCTGCATGGTAAAATTTCTTTACACCTTGTTGAAGTAAGTCCAGCTTTGAGTAAAATCCAAGAACAGACACTGACTGGCAAATTATTATCCATTCAAGAGGGCAAGAAAGAAGGACAAACTGATGCAACAGATGACAGATTACAGGCAAACGAG GATATGTCAGCACTGTGTTATAGAAGGTGCATAACACAGGCTGGTATTCCTGTGGCATGGTACAGAGCAGTTGAGGATGTCCCTGTTGAAGGAAACTGTTTTTTCGTGGCTCATGAGTTCTTTGATGCTCTTCCAGTTCACCAATTTCAG AAAACAGATCAAGGTTGGAGAGAAGTTCTTGTAGATGTCGAACCAGGCAGTGG GTCCTCTCGACTTAGATTTGTCTTAGCTCCTGGCCCCACATTAGCCTCACAGACATTGGTCCCTCCTGGAACATTATGCAGCCAGATAGAAGTGTGTCCACTTGGTGGGTCTGTTGTGGAACATATGAGTGGTGCTATAGCAAAGCAAGGGGGATGTGCCCTGATTGTTGATTACGGTGAAGATGGAAGCACAAGACACACTTTGAGG GCATTTAAAAAGCATAAATTACACGAAGTTCTGCACGATCCTGGCAGTGCTGATGTGACGGCCAATGTTGATTTTGCCTACCTCAGAAGCGTTACGCGTGGAAAAG TTCAGACGTTCGGACCAGTGACACAAAAGTCATTTCTTCAGCAAATGGGTATCGAGATGAGAATGAAA GTTCTTCTTCAAAACGCGAATCCCACTCAAGCAGAGGAGCTTCAAAGCGGCTACAGAATGCTGACAAGTAAATCAGAGATGGGagagaaatttaaaatgtttagtCTAGTTCAACACGGTCTTCCGCAACCAGCTGCTTTCGCTTTATAA
- the LOC140943822 gene encoding protein arginine methyltransferase NDUFAF7, mitochondrial-like isoform X2, whose protein sequence is MNSDVFGQAGDFITSPEISQVFGELIGVWFVNQWMLSGKKKVQLIELGPGRGTLASDMLRVFQKFPELHGKISLHLVEVSPALSKIQEQTLTGKLLSIQEGKKEGQTDATDDRLQANEDMSALCYRRCITQAGIPVAWYRAVEDVPVEGNCFFVAHEFFDALPVHQFQKTDQGWREVLVDVEPGSGSSRLRFVLAPGPTLASQTLVPPGTLCSQIEVCPLGGSVVEHMSGAIAKQGGCALIVDYGEDGSTRHTLRAFKKHKLHEVLHDPGSADVTANVDFAYLRSVTRGKVQTFGPVTQKSFLQQMGIEMRMKVLLQNANPTQAEELQSGYRMLTSKSEMGEKFKMFSLVQHGLPQPAAFAL, encoded by the exons ATGAACAGTGATGTGTTTGGTCAGGCTGGTGATTTTATTACATCACCTGAAATTAGCCAGGTTTTTGGAGAG CTTATAGGTGTATGGTTTGTAAACCAGTGGATGCTGTCAGGAAAGAAGAAAGTCCAGCTAATTGAGCTTGGACCTGGTAGAGGAACCCTGGCTTCAGATATGTTAAGG GTATTCCAAAAGTTTCCTGAGCTGCATGGTAAAATTTCTTTACACCTTGTTGAAGTAAGTCCAGCTTTGAGTAAAATCCAAGAACAGACACTGACTGGCAAATTATTATCCATTCAAGAGGGCAAGAAAGAAGGACAAACTGATGCAACAGATGACAGATTACAGGCAAACGAG GATATGTCAGCACTGTGTTATAGAAGGTGCATAACACAGGCTGGTATTCCTGTGGCATGGTACAGAGCAGTTGAGGATGTCCCTGTTGAAGGAAACTGTTTTTTCGTGGCTCATGAGTTCTTTGATGCTCTTCCAGTTCACCAATTTCAG AAAACAGATCAAGGTTGGAGAGAAGTTCTTGTAGATGTCGAACCAGGCAGTGG GTCCTCTCGACTTAGATTTGTCTTAGCTCCTGGCCCCACATTAGCCTCACAGACATTGGTCCCTCCTGGAACATTATGCAGCCAGATAGAAGTGTGTCCACTTGGTGGGTCTGTTGTGGAACATATGAGTGGTGCTATAGCAAAGCAAGGGGGATGTGCCCTGATTGTTGATTACGGTGAAGATGGAAGCACAAGACACACTTTGAGG GCATTTAAAAAGCATAAATTACACGAAGTTCTGCACGATCCTGGCAGTGCTGATGTGACGGCCAATGTTGATTTTGCCTACCTCAGAAGCGTTACGCGTGGAAAAG TTCAGACGTTCGGACCAGTGACACAAAAGTCATTTCTTCAGCAAATGGGTATCGAGATGAGAATGAAA GTTCTTCTTCAAAACGCGAATCCCACTCAAGCAGAGGAGCTTCAAAGCGGCTACAGAATGCTGACAAGTAAATCAGAGATGGGagagaaatttaaaatgtttagtCTAGTTCAACACGGTCTTCCGCAACCAGCTGCTTTCGCTTTATAA